A segment of the Candidatus Cetobacterium colombiensis genome:
GAGATGAGCCAAGTAAGCAAATAACTAAAATGATAGACATATGGTTAGGAAGATTTAAAATAATTCAAGAAAATAATTCAAAACCTTTAGTAGTACCAAAGGTGGAAAGTAAGAATAATGAAAATATTAAATTACTTGAAGAATTAAATAATTTAAAAAATAAAGGTATTTTAACTGAAGAAGAGTTTCAAGAAAAAAAGAAGCAAATTTTAAAGCAAATATAATATCCGGTGAAGTAATAAAAAAAACGGAAGTTAAATTCCAGGTTTTATATATATGTTCGATATGTAATTATTTTAGAAGAAAAAATAAAAAAAATTCTATAATCAATAATTATACAAACTTATAGCATCAAAAAACATACAATAAACGAAAAATAAAAATTAAAAGGAGTAAATAAATGAAAAAAATATTTGTAGGAATTTTAAGCTTATCACTTATAATTTTAACAGGGTGTAGTTCTTCCGAAAAAAGAATTTCTAATCCAATGTCATCAGGACCTTTTCATTCTAAAAATTATATATTAAACCAAAGTCGTACTATATCGGTAGGTGAACAACTTTTAAAAGTAGAAGGAGCATCAGATGCTACTTATGTAGAAATACCAACCTTTATTTCTCGAGATGATATAAAAATTACTGCTTTAGCAGGAAATGAAATAACGACTATAGCAAGAAATCAAAAATTAAAATCACCATTTAGTTTAAAAATTGATGATAAAGTATATTATATGTTACCAATTCAAAATAAAGCAAATTCAAGTAAATACAAATTAGCGTATCTTTTTCTTGATAAAGATAGCTTAACTCTTGAAACGAAAGTTAGAGATATGTTTGATTTACCAGCAAGAATTTCAAATAATGTTCCTTTTATCAAAGGAGAAAATGAAAAAGAATATAGTACATTATATGGTGAGGTAAATTATGATATAGTTTATAATGGAATTTCTGGAGACACAATTAGATTAACGTATCGTGAATTTACTTCAAATGATTTAGCAAGACCAGCATTTTTCCAAGATATAACATATAATAAAAATACTAAGATTATAAAATTTAAAAAAATAGAAATACAAATTTTAAAATTAACAAATAATGAACTAACTTATAAAGTAATTAAAGATGGTATGTAAAAATATTACTAAAATTCATAAATTCAATAGAAATTTTTTTCTAAAAAAGTACACTTTTGTGTACTTTTTTTATTAAGAGTTATTATATAGAAAAATATCTAATATATTTATGCCTGCTCTTTCTGGAGTATATCTTGCTTTTTGTTAGCGACTGAAGTATAATTTATATATTGAATATATATGCTAAAAATAAGAGTTTTAGATAGAAAGGTGATGAATAATAATGTTAAATAAAATTGAGATATTAAATCTTTTAAAAGAAAATAAAACACAAATAGAAGCTTTAGGAGCAACAAAAATAGGACTTTTTGGAAGTTATACAAAAGACTTAGCAACTGATGATAGTGATGTAGATATACTAATTGAATTAGCTTCAGATGGAGATATTTATGGGAATTATTGCAATATAAAATATTTTTTAGAAGATTTATTTCAAAAGAAGGTAGATGTCCTTACGACTGGTCACTTTAGAAAAAATTACAAAACTGAAATTGCTAAGAAACATAGTGAATTAATTCAAAAAGAAATAGCGGAGAGTATTATCTATATATAAAAAAGAGAATTTGAAAACTATTTACTTTTAATATTTTCTATGGTATTTTATATGTTTTTCAAATGTATTTGACTTATTATTTGATACGTGTTATTATACGTATGTGGAGGTGATTCCTAATGACGTCTAAGGAAATCATCAAACGTTTAAAGAAGGAAGGATGGACTCTTGAAGGACAAACAGGGTCTCATACGAAATGGAAGCATCCTGATAAAAAAGGAATTGTAACTGTTCCGCATCCTAAAAAAGATTTTACTAAAAAAACTTTGGCTTCAATCTTTAAACAAGCGGGATGGGCATAAGCTCTTCCCGTTCCCATTTTAAATATAAAGGAGTGATGACTCAATGAAAGATATTTTTATTTTCCCAGCAGTTTTTTCCAAAGATGAAGATGGATATAGTATTTATTTTCCTGGTATTGAAGGAGCTTTTACTTGTGCAGAAACATTTGAAGAAGCAGTTTTTATGGCTAAAGATTGCTTAGAGTTAAATTTAGATGGTATTGAGGAAATCCCTAAACTAATAAATATAGAAGATATCAAACTAGAAAATAATGAATATGTAGTTATGATTGAAGCTGATATGGTATCATATAGAAAAAAATATTATTCTCAACCAGTAAAAAAGACTTTAACTATTCCAAAATGGTTAAATGATCTTGGAGTTCAAAAGAAAGTTAACTTTTCAAAGTTACTTCAAGAATCTTTAAAAAAAGAGCTCGATTTATTGTGAAGATTTTAAGTACACAGACAAAATATTTGTGTACTTTTTTATTTTATGAAAAAATCTTCAAAAAAGGGAAAGAGCCTCTGGGGGGGATAGAGGCTCCTTTTGGGGGGATTAAATTATTTATCACTTTTAACACTTTATATAATATTTAGACCACAAGTTTCTAAAAAAAGTTTCAAATTTCTAATAAATTTTTAAAATAAGTTTTAATATCAGAATCTAGTATTTTCTCTGTACAAAACTCTCCCTCTTTTACATTAGCACGCTTTCTTGAATCAATCCAAGGTTTCTCTTTATGAGTAAGGTGCTCTAAATCTTTGGCACTAAACTTTCCATATCCTTCAGCTATTTTTAAAACAAAATTCTCTAATTCTTTTTCATGTAAAGATACAACTTCACTAGGAATATCGATGCATCTATATCCATAAGAAGAGTATTTTTCATAAACACTTTTAAAAACTGGTCCATTAGCCCAAGCTTGAGGGCTTTCATCAAAAATTTTATATTCAAATACCAATAAATAACTATATACATAATTTAAAAGTTTTTGTAACTTTAAAGGCGTTATCATTTCCTTTATTTTATCATAATTATATTTTTTCAAGATAAAACTAGCTATATCATTAGGTGTATATTTTTTATAATCAATAACTTTGAAATCATTTTGCTTAATTTTTAGTTTAAAATGTGTCATTAATTTGATTTTCTCTTTAACTTCATTTAATAGAATTTTAAAGTCTTCCTCATTTAATTCTTCTTTAAGTTTTTTACAGTCTCTAAGTAGTTCTAAAAAATAGATAGGTCTTTCTGATACTGCTTTAATTAGATTATTTTGAGCCATATCTTGAAGAGAACCATTTTCATATCTAGCTATAGTTTTATCTCCTAATCCCAATACTTTAGCAAAAATAGTTTGGGTAACCCCAAATTTTTTTCTAATTTCTTTTATTTTTTCAGGCAATAGAAGCCCCTTAATTTTTCTATATTCATTATAAAGATTAATATCATTTTCTTGTTCTAATTTTGGATCAAATATTTCTTCTCCAGTAGAGTCATCTACTAATATTTTTTCTAAAAAAGTTACAGGAGTTCCTTTAACATTATAAGTTATTTTTTGTTCTTTTATTATTTTCATTTTAATTTCTCCTTTCAATTACATAATATTAATTATTGTAATTATTTAAATGGATATTTTATTGGATGCTCTGGAAAATGATAGGACCATAACACTACTTTTTTTCCATTTACTTCTCTTATATCAAATTTTAAATATATTTCTTTTTCAAAAATTGTAATTCCAAATTTCCAAAAAATTAGATCTCTTTCTAGATTATCATCTAAGTCAGGACCTTGATAATAATCTACAATATCCAATCTTTTTATTGAATCTATTATCTCATCTTGAAAATCTATATATGTAATTCCATATTCTCTTCTTAATTGTCGAAAAGTTGCCATATTTTTACTTGTAGATTGAAATTCAAACTCCCCTTTTTCAATAAGGTCTTTAACTTCAATTAAAATTTTTTTAACTTCATCTTTTATAATAATTTCATTTAAAATCAATAAAAACCCTCCCAAATAATAAAGGTATCATATAGTACTTTTTTAAATTTTATAATATTTTTGACATTTTGTCAATTTTATTTCAAGTACATAGAAGTAGACTTTTGTGTACTTTTTTTATTGCTAAAATTTAAAGTATAAAATATCCTTATTTTTCATTTGTAAATTTAACTCTATAAAAGCTTTAATATATATTGTACTTTTTTCACAAACATTATATAATATTTTTGAAATTAATAGAAAGAAGGTTACATTGATGAAATATTGTCATCTGAGTCTCAAAACTTAGATAGACAGGTGGAATACTTTAAAGAACTTGGAGCCAATCCGAGAACAATTTTTCAGGAAAAGAGATCTGGAAAAAACTTTGAAAATAGAGAAGTGTGGAATGAGCTTTTAACAGAGTGGATAAAAGAGGGCGATACTATTGTTGTTAAAAATTTAGATAGAATTGGGCGTAATGCCAAAGAGGTCCGTGAATGTCTGATAGATTTAGCTCAAAAAGGAGTTACAGTTGAATCTTTAGATCAAGCTTACCTAAATGACTTTTTAAGAGAGAACCTAATTGATAAAGAAGCCGATTCCATTGCTGAAGCAATGCTAAATGTAATGTTGGATACTATGTTACAAGTAGATCTTTTGAGAGCTGAATGGGAGCGTAAAGAGTTACGAAAGCGTCAGTTAGAGGGGATTGAAAGAGCACTAGCTAAAGGGGTTAAGTTTGGAAGAACCAAAAATGACGAATTTAGACAAAAATTTAATGAAATATACCCTCTAACTAGAGATAAAGATAACCCAAATTATCTTCCAGTTAAAGATGCCATTAAGGCAATTGGATGTTCAAAAGCCATGTTTTATAAATTAATAGATGAAAAAGGTCAAAAATAGGAGAGGGAATTTCCCTCTCCTATCACTTTCCTATAAACTACCACTAATAGAGGGTTTATAGCACCTATATTTCTATTAAATTTTAAGTAAAAAACACTGTTTTTTAAAAGTACCACTAATTTGGAGGTTTCAAAATTTATGAAAAATAACCTCAGAAAAACGGCCTCATAAAATCGATTTTAAGGTACCTCAAAAATCGATTAGGTATAAAAGTATACCTTGAAATATGAAATCTTTTTTATAGCGTACAAATTATTGAACAATTTTTTATTTTTGTCCATTGGTGATGTATATACAGATTATTTAAATCGCTAGCTTTTTCTAATTGACTTTCTATAGAACTTTCATTAAGTCGTCCCTTTTAAATAAA
Coding sequences within it:
- a CDS encoding nucleotidyltransferase family protein; translated protein: MLNKIEILNLLKENKTQIEALGATKIGLFGSYTKDLATDDSDVDILIELASDGDIYGNYCNIKYFLEDLFQKKVDVLTTGHFRKNYKTEIAKKHSELIQKEIAESIIYI
- a CDS encoding type II toxin-antitoxin system HicA family toxin gives rise to the protein MTSKEIIKRLKKEGWTLEGQTGSHTKWKHPDKKGIVTVPHPKKDFTKKTLASIFKQAGWA
- a CDS encoding type II toxin-antitoxin system HicB family antitoxin, giving the protein MKDIFIFPAVFSKDEDGYSIYFPGIEGAFTCAETFEEAVFMAKDCLELNLDGIEEIPKLINIEDIKLENNEYVVMIEADMVSYRKKYYSQPVKKTLTIPKWLNDLGVQKKVNFSKLLQESLKKELDLL
- a CDS encoding type II TA system antitoxin MqsA family protein codes for the protein MKIIKEQKITYNVKGTPVTFLEKILVDDSTGEEIFDPKLEQENDINLYNEYRKIKGLLLPEKIKEIRKKFGVTQTIFAKVLGLGDKTIARYENGSLQDMAQNNLIKAVSERPIYFLELLRDCKKLKEELNEEDFKILLNEVKEKIKLMTHFKLKIKQNDFKVIDYKKYTPNDIASFILKKYNYDKIKEMITPLKLQKLLNYVYSYLLVFEYKIFDESPQAWANGPVFKSVYEKYSSYGYRCIDIPSEVVSLHEKELENFVLKIAEGYGKFSAKDLEHLTHKEKPWIDSRKRANVKEGEFCTEKILDSDIKTYFKNLLEI
- a CDS encoding recombinase family protein, with protein sequence MSSESQNLDRQVEYFKELGANPRTIFQEKRSGKNFENREVWNELLTEWIKEGDTIVVKNLDRIGRNAKEVRECLIDLAQKGVTVESLDQAYLNDFLRENLIDKEADSIAEAMLNVMLDTMLQVDLLRAEWERKELRKRQLEGIERALAKGVKFGRTKNDEFRQKFNEIYPLTRDKDNPNYLPVKDAIKAIGCSKAMFYKLIDEKGQK